One segment of Brassica napus cultivar Da-Ae unplaced genomic scaffold, Da-Ae ScsIHWf_1079;HRSCAF=1538, whole genome shotgun sequence DNA contains the following:
- the LOC106448421 gene encoding uncharacterized protein At4g04775-like, with product MTSSSTSSTRFPRISTHGVPTRCWCGEGITAFGSSTAENRYRRFYRCEIARDRKTENHLFKWIDEALIEEIRMVDAKHERVAQVITKFEERVMEKVKSEMVRVERQMSEKLKEKVDLEIARVAHEMKHKLKIATVAMVVVGAIVGIWTSLRV from the exons ATGACCAGTTCGTCAACATCTTCTACTCGTTTTCCTCGAATCTCTACTCATGGTGTGCCTACAAGATGTTGGTGTGGCGAGGGCATAACCGCGTTTGGTTCATCGACGGCGGAGAATAGGTATCGACGATTCTACCGATGCGAAATCGCGAGAGAT AGAAAAACTGAGAATCATCTATTTAAATGGATTGATGAAGCTTTGATTGAGGAGATTCGGATGGTGGATGCGAAACATGAGAGGGTTGCTCAAGTGATTACGAAGTTTGAAGAAAGGGTTATGGAAAAGGTGAAGTCCGAGATGGTTAGAGTTGAACGTCAGATGTCCGAAAAGCTTAAAGAGAAGGTAGACTTGGAGATTGCTAGAGTTGCACACGAGATGAAACACAAGCTAAAGATTGCAACGGTGGCTATGGTAGTTGTAGGAGCAATCGTAGGAATATGGACTTCTCTTCGTGTCTGA
- the LOC106448422 gene encoding uncharacterized protein LOC106448422 has product MHIYASCGVWKFDPCKGWGFAFDKEKGGRVLAVELTSSFEDLRTTAFEDFGIDQNDVELELSYLPMELISTIDCPPVIIGNDRQVKNFLTYVRGKASSRLCVSISPLNANNDNIELDKEQSNASGRDRREPPSVSPGDDIGSSSQSSKDGEDECNLNALKENEDADLSGKEEDRGKSVRFSLKHVVKTGETFENKSKLKAALEMSAMKNNFDYKVVNSDRKLWYIRCVDNKCRWSVRAEGLSGSTYFIIKKYVADHTCAASNMDNGGRTASAKTIGSLIMHRYDGVKEGPKANDIIQIMRMEHGCEISKSLAWDAREYAINLVRGIPEQSFGKIPKYLHMLKEANPGTHTFYETDVDGKFRFLFLSFGQSVRGFHTSMRKVLVVDGTFLKSKYKGVLLVATALDGNSNLYPIAFAVVDSENDRSWNWFFRQLKVVVPDERALAFVSDRNNSLCKGLENVYPLSQHGICIHHLLNNVVTHYRGKGVVGLIAKASKAYRVVDFQKRFEAVCNISPAIGEYLTDADVTKWARCQFQGYRYDIRTTNPAESINSALRSPREYPVIPLLDSIREMLTRWFFERRTRSRKHTMPLTIAIEKKIDRRINKGKTFLVQPVNEHRFLVRGDTIDCLVDLDRRTCSCGKYDLLKIPCRHAIKAGLTVGRAPSSLTDFMYTTSNWRTAYEETINPIGVPEDSWVVPDTVRNASVLAPESRRGAGRRRKRRYETVEDKLRSSQGAQEKKRRRCSRCGEENHNRATCDRAI; this is encoded by the coding sequence ATGCATATCTATGCCTCTTGTGGGGTGTGGAAATTTGATCCCTGTAAAGGATGGGGATTTGCTTTTGATAAGGAAAAAGGAGGAAGAGTACTTGCTGTGGAATTGACAAGTTCCTTTGAAGATCTAAGGACTACGGCTTTTGAGGATTTTGGCATTGACCAAAACGATGTCGAGCTTGAGTTAAGCTACTTACCTATGGAGTTAATCAGTACGATAGACTGTCCTCCAGTTATCATTGGGAATGATCGGCAAGTCAAGAATTTTCTTACATATGTACGTGGAAAAGCTTCTTCAAGGTTGTGTGTGTCTATTTCACCTCTCAATGCAAACAACGACAACATTGAGCTTGATAAGGAGCAATCTAACGCGTCTGGCAGAGACCGACGTGAGCCTCCCTCCGTTTCACCTGGAGATGACATTGGTAGTTCTTCTCAATCGAGCAAGGATGGTGAAGACGAATGTAACTTGAACGCCTTGAAAGAAAATGAAGATGCTGACTTAAGTGGAAAAGAAGAGGATAGGGGAAAAAGTGTTCGGTTCTCTTTGAAGCATGTTGTGAAGACGGGTGAAACGTTTGAAAACAAATCTAAGTTAAAAGCAGCATTGGAAATGTCAGCAATGAAGAATAACTTCGATTATAAAGTTGTGAATTCTGATAGAAAACTTTGGTACATCCGATGCGTGGACAACAAGTGTAGGTGGAGTGTTCGTGCTGAGGGGTTATCAGGATCTAcatattttatcatcaaaaaaTATGTGGCGGATCATACATGTGCTGCGTCAAATATGGATAATGGTGGTCGGACAGCTTCTGCAAAAACTATTGGGAGTCTAATAATGCATAGGTATGATGGTGTCAAAGAAGGTCCGAAAGCTAATGATATCATACAGATTATGAGAATGGAACATGGATGCGAGATATCGAAATCATTAGCGTGGGACGCTCGTGAGTATGCGATTAATCTGGTTAGAGGCATTCCCGAGCAGAGTTTTGGAAAAATTCCGAAATACTTGCACATGCTGAAAGAAGCTAATCCAGGAACACACACTTTTTACGAAACCGATGTCGATGGTAAATTCAGATTTCTCTTTCTTTCGTTTGGGCAATCAGTACGAGGATTTCATACATCCATGCGAAAAGTTCTTGTTGTTGATGGGACATTTTTGAAGAGCAAATACAAAGGAGTATTACTTGTTGCGACAGCTTTAGATGGAAACTCCAACTTGTATCCTATTGCATTTGCTGTTGTCGACTCGGAAAATGATCGTTCATGGAATTGGTTTTTCAGACAACTAAAGGTTGTTGTTCCGGACGAGCGTGCTCTTGCGTTTGTGTCGGACAGAAATAACTCACTTTGTAAGGGGCTTGAGAATGTGTATCCTCTTTCTCAACATGGAATTTGTATTCACCATTTGTTAAATAATGTGGTCACACATTACAGAGGAAAAGGAGTGGTTGGATTGATTGCAAAAGCTTCTAAAGCTTATAGAGTTGTTGATTTTCAGAAGCGATTCGAAGCTGTGTGCAATATTAGTCCAGCTATTGGAGAATATTTAACAGATGCAGATGTTACAAAGTGGGCTCGCTGTCAGTTTCAAGGATACAGGTATGACATCAGGACGACAAACCCGGCTGAGTCAATAAACTCTGCTTTGCGCTCACCAAGAGAGTATCCAGTCATTCCTTTGTTGGATAGCATCAGAGAAATGCTTACCCGTTGGTTTTTCGAACGACGCACACGAAGCAGGAAGCACACAATGCCATTAACTATTGCCATCGAGAAAAAGATAGATAGACGGATTAACAAGGGTAAAACGTTTCTTGTCCAGCCAGTTAACGAGCATCGTTTTTTGGTTCGTGGAGATACAATCGACTGCCTAGTTGATTTGGACAGAAGAACCTGCTCTTGTGGGAAATATGACCTACTGAAAATCCCATGTAGACACGCAATCAAGGCTGGTTTAACAGTTGGCCGCGCCCCATCCTCACTAACGGATTTCATGTACACGACTTCCAATTGGAGAACAGCTTATGAAGAAACTATCAATCCAATAGGTGTTCCTGAGGATAGTTGGGTGGTTCCAGATACTGTTCGGAATGCCAGTGTGCTAGCTCCtgaatcaagaagaggagcaggaaggagaagaaagcgcAGGTATGAGACTGTTGAAGACAAGCTCCGTTCCTCGCAAGGAGCTCAAGAAAAAAAGAGGCGCAGGTGCAGTCGATGTGGCGAAGAGAATCATAACAGGGCTACGTGTGACAGAGCTATTTAG
- the LOC125595470 gene encoding probable amidase At4g34880 isoform X2 — MCSCNFRPICRRVSDSVHVLDAIVGYDPLDEATKTASKYIPKGGYKQFLRANGLKGKRLGVVFGSLLDHDIKTLRQEGAIVIENLTIPYTDSGEMTALLAEFKISLNAYLKALVKSPVRSLADVIAFNKKIAKKVKEWGQEVFLEAETTNGMGDKEKAALLTMEEFSRNGIEKLMKENKLDAIVTYGSTLSSVLAIGGYPGITVPAGYDSEGVPFGISFGGLRFSEPKLIEIAYGFEQATLIRKPPKFKA; from the exons ATGTGTTCTTGCAATTTTAGGCCAATATGCAGAAGAGTTTCAGATTCTGTTCATGTACTTGATGCTATTGTGGGTTATGATCCATTGGACGAGGCCACCAAGACCGCTTCTAAGTACATACCCAAAGGCGGTTACAAGCAATTTTTGAGAGCTAATGGCCTCAAGGGTAAGAGATTAGGCGTTGTGTTTGGTTCTCTTCTTGATCATGACATCAAAACACTAAG ACAAGAAGGAGCCATCGTCATTGAAAATTTAACGATACCATACACAGATAGCGGTGAAATGACAGCACTTTTGGCTGAGTTCAAAATCTCTCTTAACGCATATCTTAAAGCGCTTGTGAAATCGCCAGTCCGATCCTTAGCAGACGTTATTGCCTTCAACAAAAAAATTGCTAAAAAG GTGAAAGAATGGGGACAAGAGGTCTTCCTTGAAGCAGAAACAACCAATGGAATGGGTGATAAAGAAAAAGCAGCGTTGCTTACAATGGAAGAATTTTCGAGGAATGGAATCGAAAAGCTAATGAAAGAGAACAAGTTAGATGCGATAGTGACATATGGTTCAACGTTGAGCTCTGTCCTCGCCATTGGAGGGTATCCAGGAATCACCGTCCCTGCAGGATATGATAGTGAAGGAGTGCCGTTTGGGATTAGCTTTGGAGGATTGAGATTCTCAGAGCCAAAGCTCATTGAGATTGCTTATGGCTTCGAACAAGCAACTCTCATTAGGAAACCACCCAAATTCAAAGCTTGA
- the LOC125595470 gene encoding probable amidase At4g34880 isoform X1 translates to MCSCNFRPICRRVSDSVHVLDAIVGYDPLDEATKTASKYIPKGGYKQFLRANGLKGKRLGVVFGSLLDHDIKTLRQEGAIVIENLTIPYTDSGEMTALLAEFKISLNAYLKALVKSPVRSLADVIAFNKKIAKKEKVKEWGQEVFLEAETTNGMGDKEKAALLTMEEFSRNGIEKLMKENKLDAIVTYGSTLSSVLAIGGYPGITVPAGYDSEGVPFGISFGGLRFSEPKLIEIAYGFEQATLIRKPPKFKA, encoded by the exons ATGTGTTCTTGCAATTTTAGGCCAATATGCAGAAGAGTTTCAGATTCTGTTCATGTACTTGATGCTATTGTGGGTTATGATCCATTGGACGAGGCCACCAAGACCGCTTCTAAGTACATACCCAAAGGCGGTTACAAGCAATTTTTGAGAGCTAATGGCCTCAAGGGTAAGAGATTAGGCGTTGTGTTTGGTTCTCTTCTTGATCATGACATCAAAACACTAAG ACAAGAAGGAGCCATCGTCATTGAAAATTTAACGATACCATACACAGATAGCGGTGAAATGACAGCACTTTTGGCTGAGTTCAAAATCTCTCTTAACGCATATCTTAAAGCGCTTGTGAAATCGCCAGTCCGATCCTTAGCAGACGTTATTGCCTTCAACAAAAAAATTGCTAAAAAG GAAAAGGTGAAAGAATGGGGACAAGAGGTCTTCCTTGAAGCAGAAACAACCAATGGAATGGGTGATAAAGAAAAAGCAGCGTTGCTTACAATGGAAGAATTTTCGAGGAATGGAATCGAAAAGCTAATGAAAGAGAACAAGTTAGATGCGATAGTGACATATGGTTCAACGTTGAGCTCTGTCCTCGCCATTGGAGGGTATCCAGGAATCACCGTCCCTGCAGGATATGATAGTGAAGGAGTGCCGTTTGGGATTAGCTTTGGAGGATTGAGATTCTCAGAGCCAAAGCTCATTGAGATTGCTTATGGCTTCGAACAAGCAACTCTCATTAGGAAACCACCCAAATTCAAAGCTTGA
- the LOC106448420 gene encoding uncharacterized protein LOC106448420, giving the protein MKSYIQGMFKSSFTALGLEVRDLIEDRFTKLEQTILSSQTPVGVPAYTQPHGPAPTYIQTHGHAPAYTHTPAAATTSTHTHAAATTSTQAPTPTPASTHASGPATTSRARASRDKASVPSHTGGPATAAKTRSQTKDPELSDVFGSLFDTLDVNLGTQEDLEKTMGNLTQESHVKGFDPSQDFFNRPFLNDIDDPEVRCKDSDYELVFVPEDKFSKLTEWILKPKVLQIGPSKFDAELASRIMGPNEWLKNYDMEAMMYLFREKTSLRRWKPNRVTFLNCMFSNQIITAYGKFDGNRRGYKVDNNLLEYGRGELPYHGSTGSVWGVDVDRLYIPICVNQIHWISMCVNLVNRTVEVFDCEGKKNNKAVEAFAVLIPRIVKAVQSSDKKKDFNVKQYAVSYVPMRALNTSGNDCGAYSLKFIECHLLGLDFSLVNDENIQEARHKIAFDLWEAANDESLQYRMSTFKPPKRAPEKTVELF; this is encoded by the exons ATGAAGTCCTATATCCAGGGTATGTTCAAGTCTTCTTTTACTGCCTTAGGGCTTGAGGTCCGCGACTTAATTGAAGACCGGTTTACCAAATTAGAGCAGACGATCCTTTCATCTCAGACTCCAGTTGGTGTTCCGGCTTATACTCAGCCTCATGGTCCTGCTCCGACTTATATTCAGACTCATGGTCATGCTCCGGCTTATACTCATACTCCTGCTGCTGCTACGACATCTACTCATACTCATGCTGCTGCTACGACATCTACTCAAGCTCCTACTCCTACTCCGGCGTCTACTCACGCTAGTGGTCCTGCTACTACTTCCCGCGCTCGAGCTTCTCGCGACAAAGCTTCGGTTCCTTCTCACACTGGTGGTCCTGCAACTGCTGCTAAGACAAGGTCTCAGACAAAG GATCCAGAGTTGTCTGATGTGTTTGGCAGCTTATTTGACACTTTAGATGTCAATTTAGGGACCCAAGAGGACTTAGAAAAGACAATGGGCAACCTTACACAAGAGTCCCATGTTAAAGGGTTTGATCCATCTCAAGATTTCTTCAACCGACCATTCTTGAATGATATAGATGATCCAGAAGTTCGTTGCAAAGACAGCGACTACGAATTGGTTTTTGTTCCAGAAGACAAATTCTCCAAACTAACCGAATGGATCCTCAAGCCCAA AGTACTTCAGATTGGGCCATCTAAATTTGATGCAGAGTTGGCTTCGCGTATAATGGGGCCTAATGAATGGTTGAAGAACTAT GACATGGAGGcaatgatgtatttgtttcgGGAAAAAACCTCATTGCGTCGGTGGAAGCCAAACCGAGTAACATTTCTGAATTGTATGTTCAGTAATCAGATCATCACCGCCTACGGCAAGTTTGATGGGAACAGGAGAGGGTACAAAGTCGACAACAACCTTCTCGAGTATGGAAGAGGTGAGCTTCCATATCATGGAAGCACAGGTTCGGTTTGGGGTGTTGATGTCGATCGTCTCTACATCCCTATTTGTGTCAACCAAATCCATTGGATCTCTATGTGCGTCAATCTTGTGAACCGGACTGTTGAGGTTTTTGATTGTGAAGGTAAGAAGAACAACAAGGCCGTGGAAGCATTCGCCGTCCTCATTCCACGAATCGTCAAGGCTGTCCAGTCATCAGATAAGAAGAAAGATTTTAATGTCAAACAGTATGCTGTTTCTTATGTCCCGATGCGCGCCCTAAACACGAGTGGCAATGACTGTGGTGCTTATTCGTTGAAGTTCATAGAGTGCCATCTACTTGGTTTAGATTTCTCTTTGGTGAATGACGAGAACATCCAAGAAGCCCGACACAAGATAGCGTTTGATCTTTGGGAAGCAGCAAATGATGAGTCCTTGCAGTATCGAATGTCCACATTTAAGCCTCCAAAGCGTGCTCCGGAGAAAACGGTTGAACTCTTTTGA
- the LOC125595469 gene encoding uncharacterized protein LOC125595469: MAAPFFSTPFQPYVYQSQQDTVTPFQILGGEAQVVQIMLKSEERVIAKPGSMCYMSGSVEMENTYTPEQQVGVLQWIFGKSVTSVVLRNTGPNDGFVGVAAPYFARILPIDLAMFGGEILCQPDAFLCSVSDVKVVNSVDQRARNIVAAGAEGFLRQRISGQGLAFILAGGSVVQKVLEVGEVLTIDVSCIAALTPSIDVQIKYNTPLRRAVFGGDNVVMATLTGPGIVFIQSLPFHRLSQRIARSVTSPNMRENPRLMIQIALFAFLAYVVILSSLLLTEEV; the protein is encoded by the exons ATGGCCGCACCGTTCTTCTCAACTCCATTCCAGCCATATGTCTACCAG AGTCAACAAGATACAGTCACACCTTTCCAGATTTTGGGTGGTGAAGCTCAAGTTGTTCAG ATAATGTTAAAGTCAGAGGAGAGAGTCATTGCTAAGCCAG GTTCCATGTGTTACATGTCTGGGTCTGTTGAGATGGAGAATACATATACTCCTGAACAACAAGTTGGAGTCTTACAGTGGATTTTCGGTAAGAGTGTAACCAGCGTTGTTCTTCGGAATACTGGGCCAAACGATGGGTTTGTGGGTGTTGCTGCACCTTATTTCGCTAGGATTCTACCG ATCGATTTAGCTATGTTTGGAGGTGAAATCTTATGCCAG ccAGATGCATTCCTTTGTTCGGTCAGTGATGTGAAGGTTGTCAACTCCGTTGACCAGAGGGCAAGAAACATTGTTGCCGCTGGTGCAGAG GGATTTCTGAGACAACGCATATCTGGACAAGGTCTTGCTTTTATCCTCGCAGGTGGCTCAG TTGTACAAAAAGTTCTGGAGGTAGGAGAAGTTCTCACCATTGACGTGTCTTGCATCGCTGCTCTCACTCCCTCTATCGATGTCCAAATCAAATACAACACTCCTCTCAGACGAGCAGTATTCGGG GGTGATAACGTAGTAATGGCGACACTAACGGGACCTGGCATCGTCTTCATCCAAAGTTTACCGTTTCATCGGCTCTCTCAGCGTATTGCAAG GTCGGTGACGTCACCAAACATGAGAGAAAATCCAAGATTGATGATACAGATAGCATTATTTGCGTTCCTTGCATACGTTGTGATTCTATCTTCGCTACTCTTAACCGAAGAAGTTTGA
- the BNAA02G25380D gene encoding transcription factor KUA1, translating into MTRRCSHCNHNGHNSRTCPNRGVKLFGVRLTEGSIRKSASMGNLSHYTGSGSGGHGSGSPGDVPDHVAGGDGYASEDFVAGSSSSSRERKKGTPWTEEEHRMFLLGLQKLGKGDWRGISRNYVNTRTPTQVASHAQKYFIRQSNVSRRKRRSSLFDMIPDEGEDVPMDQQEPEAENTPVETLMQSSDSVHQTLASSSRQAPSILEIDECESMDSTNSTTGEPTSIAAAASSSSSILEETTQPQLQSFPILYPAYFSPYYPFPYPIWPAGYVPEPTKKEETHEILRPTAVHSKAPINVDELLGMSKLSLGESKKKNGESDQSLSLKLGTRQSAFHPNPSSDSSDITNVVHAV; encoded by the exons ATGACTCGTCGATGCTCTCACTGCAATCACAACGGTCACAACTCTCGGACATGTCCCAACCGTGGTGTGAAGCTATTTGGCGTTAGACTCACCGAAGGTTCGATCCGGAAAAGTGCTAGTATGGGGAATCTTAGCCACTACACGGGCTCTGGATCGGGTGGGCATGGGTCGGGTTCTCCTGGTGATGTCCCTGACCATGTCGCTGGTGGTGATGGTTACGCTTCTGAGGATTTCGTTGCTGGCTCTTCTTCCTCTAGCCGCGAGAGAAAGAAAG GAACTCCATGGACAGAGGAAGAACACAGGATGTTCTTGTTAGGTTTACAGAAGCTTGGTAAAGGTGATTGGCGTGGCATTTCAAGAAACTATGTGAATACGAGGACACCAACGCAAGTTGCTAGTCATGCTCAGAAGTATTTCATTAGACAATCTAATGTCTCTCGTCGCAAGAGACGTTCTAGTCTCTTTGATATGATTCCTGATGAG GGAGAAGATGTACCGATGGATCAGCAAGAACCGGAAGCAGAGAACACTCCCGTGGAAACGTTAATGCAAAGTTCTGATTCTGTTCATCAGACACTTGCTTCTAGCTCCCGTCAAGCACCATCAATCTTGGAGATCGATGAATGTGAATCCATGGACTCAACAAACTCTACCACCGGTGAACCAACCTCCATCGCTgctgctgcttcttcttcttcgtccatACTAGAAGAAACCACACAACCGCAACTACAATCATTCCCGATACTATATCCAGCCTACTTCTCACCGTATTACCCGTTTCCATACCCAATATGGCCTGCTGGTTATGTTCCTGAACCAACCAAGAAAGAGGAAACTCACGAGATTCTTAGACCAACTGCAGTGCATTCGAAAGCTCCTATCAATGTGGACGAGCTTCTTGGTATGTCTAAGCTTAGCCTTGGAGAGTCCAAGAAGAAGAATGGAGAATCGGATCAGTCTCTTTCACTGAAGCTAGGTACGAGACAGTCGGCGTTTCACCCGAATCCTAGTTCTGATAGTTCAGACATCACCAACGTGGTACATGCGGTGTAA